In one window of Syngnathus scovelli strain Florida chromosome 20, RoL_Ssco_1.2, whole genome shotgun sequence DNA:
- the esr2a gene encoding estrogen receptor 2a, with product MATDKGQPLVQLQEVDSSRVGCRILSPIHNASSPPGLSIETSQPICIPSPYTDLSHDFTTIPFYSPTIFYAGPGLSDCSPVHQSLRPSLFWPGHGHMGPPGPLHPSQARPQQSQPGQSPWVELSPGDCELTASKRRRSQESEEVVVSSGGKADLHFCAVCQDYASGYHYGVWSCEGCKAFFKRSIQGHNDYICPATNQCTIDKNRRKSCQACRLRKCYEAGMTKCGMRKERGNYRNQQRRRVSLSSHSKTNGAPALTEPAAISELNPPALTPEQLIQQIMEAEPPEIYLMKDIRRPLTEANVMMSLTNLADKELVHMISWAKKIPGFVELSLLDQVHMLECCWLEVLMIGLMWRSVNHPGKLIFSPDLSLSREEGSCVQGFVEIFDMLVAATSRVRELKLQREEYVCLKAMILLNSNMCLTSSEGSDELQSRSKLLRLLDTVTDALVWAIAKTGLTFRQQYTRLAHLLMLLSHIRHVSNKGMDHLHCMKMKNMVPLYDLLLEMLDAHIVHSSRLPTRGSQQEATEQQEEVPTKHEGSTSASSNSCTTNNSDAQ from the exons ATGGCCACAGACAAGGGTCAACCCCTCGTTCAGCTCCAGGAGGTGGACTCCAGCCGAGTGGGCTGCCGCATCCTCTCCCCCATCCACAACGCCTCCTCCCCGCCGGGTCTGTCCATCGAAACCAGCCAGCCCATCTGTATTCCCTCCCCTTACACCGACCTCAGCCATGACTTTACCACCATCCCTTTCTACAGTCCAACTATCTTCTACGCTGGGCCAGGGCTTTCAGACTGCTCACCTGTGCACCAGTCCCTAAGGCCCTCCTTATTCTGGCCAGGTCACGGGCATATGGGCCCGCCCGGACCGCTGCACCCTTCCCAGGCACGGCCACAGCAGAGCCAGCCTGGTCAAAGTCCATGGGTGGAGTTATCACCAGGTGACTGTGAGTTGACTGCCAG CAAGCGCCGGCGTTCCCAGGAGAGCGAGGAAGTCGTGGTGTCATCGGGCGGGAAAGCAGACCTCCACTTCTGTGCTGTTTGCCAGGACTACGCCTCCGGCTACCATTACGGCGTCTGGTCTTGTGAAGGATGCAAGGCCTTCTTTAAGAGGAGCATTCAAG gtcatAATGACTACATCTGCCCGGCAACCAATCAGTGTACCATCGACAAGAACCGTCGTAAGAGCTGTCAGGCGTGCCGTCTTCGCAAGTGCTATGAAGCTGGCATGACTAAATGTG GCATGCGCAAAGAGCGTGGAAACTACAGGAACCAGCagagacgccgcgtgagcttgtCCTCGCACAGCAAGACTAACGGAGCACCGGCGTTAACGGAACCGGCGGCCATTTCCGAGCTCAACCCGCCCGCTTTGACCCCGGAGCAGCTAATACAGCAAATAATGGAGGCGGAGCCACCTGAGATTTACCTGATGAAGGATATAAGGAGACCACTCACCGAAGCCAACGTCATGATGTCGCTGACTAACCTCGCTGATAAGGAGCTGGTTCACATGATCAGCTGGGCCAAGAAGATCCCAG GGTTTGTGGAGCTCAGTCTTCTGGACCAGGTGCACATGTTGGAGTGCTGCTGGCTGGAGGTGCTAATGATAGGACTGATGTGGAGGTCAGTCAACCATCCAGGGAAACTCATCTTCTCACCTGACCTCAGTCTGAGCAG AGAAGAGGGCAGCTGCGTCCAGGGCTTTGTGGAGATCTTTGACATGCTCGTCGCCGCCACATCCAGGGTGAGAGAACTCAAGCTGCAGAGGGAGGAGTATGTCTGCCTCAAGGCCATGATCCTCCTTAACTCCA ACATGTGCCTCACCTCTTCTGAGGGCAGCGATGAGCTGCAGAGCCGCTCCAAGCTGCTCCGTCTTCTCGATACCGTGACGGACGCCCTCGTGTGGGCTATCGCCAAAACCGGCCTCACGTTCCGCCAGCAGTACACCCGTCTGGCTCACCTGCTCATGCTGCTCTCACATATCCGCCATGTCAG CAACAAGGGGATGGACCATCTCCACTGCATGAAAATGAAGAACATGGTGCCTTTGTACGACTTGCTGTTGGAGATGTTGGACGCCCACATCGTGCACAGCTCCCGGCTGCCCACCAGGGGTTCGCAGCAGGAGGCCAcggagcagcaggaggaggtTCCCACCAAGCATGAAGGTTCCACAAGCGCCTCCTCAAATAGCTGCACTACCAACAACAGTGATGCCCAGTAG